The Procambarus clarkii isolate CNS0578487 chromosome 39, FALCON_Pclarkii_2.0, whole genome shotgun sequence genome window below encodes:
- the LOC123760416 gene encoding pre-mRNA 3' end processing protein WDR33-like — MGLQRLPGTSRGLQGLPGVSRGLKGSLGGPAETSDLQRLPETSRSLKGPLGTFTWPPGKSRGFEGPPGAFRDLQEAFRGLQGPSKGIQRHSGTSKRHLGTSKRHLGASRDLHGPPETSADLQRPPQGAWTYRGFQGPQGPQGTSRDIQVDFQGSPGASRDLQGPPVTSRGPLEGLQGHPRGLQRHPGASKDLQGPLGTSRRHLGTSRGLQGPQGHFGTSKRHLGASRDLQEPQGTCKGPPKASRGLHGPPGVSRDLQESPGTSKGFRGPPKASRDLQESPGPPRALKDLQRPPGNLQGPPGTSKSLKTPIGSFMCGLQGHPRASTDLQRPPGTSRGLQGPPGALKGPPVALKGSPGALKGPPGTLKGPPGTFRWLPGGL; from the exons ATGGGCCTCCAGAGActtccagggacctccaggggtcTCCAGGGACTTCCAGGGGTCTCCAGGGGCCTCAAGGGGTCTTTAGGAGGGCCTGCAGAGACATC GGACCTGCAGAGGCTTCCAGAGACCTCCAGAAGCCTCAAGGGACCTCTAGGCACATTTACGTGGCCTCCAGGGAAATCCAGGGGCTTTgagggacctccaggggccttTAGGGACCTCCAGGAGGCATTTAGGGGCCTCCAAGGGCCCTCAAAGGGCATCCAGAGACATTCCGGGACCTCCAAGAGGCATTTAGGGACCTCCAAGAGGCAtttaggggcctccagggacctccacgGACCTCCAGAGACCTCCGCGGACCTCCAGAGACCTCCACAAGGGGCCT GGACCTACAGAGGCTTCCAAGGACCCCAGGGGCCTCAGGGGACCTCCAGGGACATTCAGGTGGACTTCCAGGgatctccaggggcctccagggacctccaaggGCCTCCAGTGACTTCAAGGGGGCCTTTAGAGGGCCTGCAGGGACATCCTAGGGGCCTCCAAAGACATCCAGGGGCCTCCAAAGACCTCCAGGGTCCTTTAGGGACCTCCAGGAGGCATTTAGGGACCTCAagaggcctccagggacctcaaggGCATTTTGGGACCTCCAAGAGGCAtttaggggcctccagggacctccaggagccTCAAGGGACCTGCAAG GGGCCTCCAAaggcctccaggggcctccacGGACCTCCAGGAgtctccagggacctccaggagtCTCCAGGGACCTCCAAGGGCTTTAGAGGACCTCCAaaggcctccagggacctccaggagtCTCCAGGACCTCCAAGGGCTTTAAAGGACCTCCAAAGGCCTCCAGGGAACCTCcaagggcctccagggacctccaagaGCCTCAAAACCCCCATAGGGTCATTCATGTGTGGCCTCCAGGGGCATCCAAGGGCTTCTACAGACCTTCAgcggcctccagggacctcaaggggcctccagggacctccaggggcccTCAAAGGACCTCCAGTGGCCCTCAAAGGATCTCCAGGGGCCCTCAAAGGACCTCCAGGGACCCTCAAAGGACCTCCAGGGACATTCAGGTGGCTTCCAGGGGGCCTTTAA
- the LOC123760417 gene encoding pre-mRNA 3' end processing protein WDR33-like, which translates to MAPKDLQRPPGTSRSLMGPPGIFTLPQGTSRDLQGLPWTSRAFTDLQEIFKGLQGPQGATGTSKGLQGYQGTSRDHKGPLETSLGPPKTSRNLQGPLGTSRDLSGPPETSRGLQGPPRASSNLKGPPGISERPPKTSRGLQGPPRASSDLQRPLDASRDLQGQSGGPQGPLETSLDLQRPQGASSDLKGPPGTSRDLYGASRDIRGGLQRPPRASTDLHGPPKAFWSLQGPPRTFRRHLGASKGPQRPPGTFRSLHGPPGASRDLQGHSCGLQGPSRAFTDLQKAFRGLQGPGLPETSRGPPGASDGAFKDLQGPPGVSRDLQGRPKASKSLQEAFKGLQGPPKASKDPSGASWDLKEPQGTSRASRDLQGHTCGLQGPPRAFTDLQEAFRGLQVPQGASRGPPGASRDLRRPPGTSRGLQGHPRDFQGPLRDLQEHPGASADLQGHSGGLQGPPEPLGTSRGLYGPPKGISKDLQGHSGEPPGTSKASSDFKGRLRGLQGHLRGLQRPPWASKYLQGPLGTSRRHLGTSGGLQVPQGAFRDLQEAFRSLQETSKGLQLPPGTSRSFHGPPAASRDLQGHSCGLQGPLGTSRRHLGASSAL; encoded by the exons ATGGCCCCCAAAGACCTCCAGAGGCCTCCAGGGACATCCAGAAGTCTCATGGGACCTCCAGGGATATTTACGTTGCCTCAAGGGACCTCTAGGGACCTCCAGGGGCTTCCATGGACCTCAAGGGCTTTTACGGACCTCCAGGAG ATCTTCAAAGGCCTCCAAGGACCTCAAGGGGCCACAGGGACCTCAAAGGGCCTCCAGGGATATCAAGGGACCTCCAGGGACCACAAGGGGCCTCTAGAGACATCTTTGGGGCCTCCAAAGACCTCCAGGAACCTCCAGGGGCCTCTAGGGACCTCCAGGGACCTCTCGGGGCCTCCAGAGACCTCTCGGGGCCTTCAGGGACCGCCAAGAGCCTCCAGCAACCTTAAGGGGCCTCCAGGGATATCCGAGAGGCCTCCAAAGACATCCAGGGGTCTCCAGGGACCTCCAAGGGCTTCCAGCGACCTCCAGAGACCTCTAGATGCTTCAAGGGACCTCCAGGGACAATCAGGTGGCCCCCAAGGGCCTTTAGAGACCTCCTTGGACCTCCAAAGGCCTCAAGGGGCCTCCAGTGACCtcaaggggcctccagggacTTCCAGGGACCTCTATggggcctccagggacatccGAGGGGGCCTCCAAAGACCTCCAAGGGCCTCCACGGACCTCCACGGACCTCCAAAGGCCTTCTggagcctccagggacctccaagaACCTTCAGGAGGCATTTAGGGGCCTCCAAGGGCCCCCAGAGGCCTCCAGGAACCTTCAGGAGCCTCCATGGACCTCCAGGAGCCTCAAGGGACCTGCAGGGTCATTCATGTGGCCTCCAGGGACCTTCAAGGGCTTTTACAGACCTCCAGAAAGCGtttaggggcctccagggacct GGACTTCCAGAGACCTCTAGGGGGCCTCCAGGGGCATCCGACGGGGCCTTCAAAGacctccagggaccaccaggagTCTCCAGGGACCTACAAGGGCGTCCAAAGGCCTCCAAGAGCCTCCAGGAGGCATTtaagggcctccagggacctccaaaGGCCTCCAAGGACCCCTCAGGAGCCTCCTGGGACCTCAAGGAGCCTCAAGGGACCTCTAGGGCCTCAAGGGACCTGCAGGGTCATACGTgtggcctccagggacctccaaggGCTTTTACAGACCTCCAGGAAGCATTTAGGGGCCTCCAGGTACCTCAAGGGGCCTCCAGGGGACCTcccggggcctccagggacctcaggaggcctccagggacctcaaggggcctccagggacatccTAGGGACTTCCAGGGGCCCTTAAGGGACCTCCAGGAGCATCCAGGGGCCTCAGCGGACCTCCAGGGACATTCAGGTGGCCTTCAGGGGCCTCCAGAACCTCTAGGGACTTCCAGGGGTCTTTACGGACCTCCAAAAG GGATCTCAAAGGACCTCCAGGGACATTCAGGTgagcctccagggacctcaaagGCCTCTAGTGACTTCAAGGGGCGTCTAAGGGGCCTGCAGGGACATCTTAGGGGCCTCCAAAGACCTCCATGGGCCTCCAAATACCTCCAGGGGCCTTTAGGGACTTCCAGGAGGCATTTAGGGACCTCAGGAGGCCTCCAAGTACCTCAAGGGGCCTTTAGGGACCTCCAAGAAGCATTTAGGAGCCTCCAGGAGACCTCCAAGGGCCTCCAGttacctccagggacctccaggagcTTCCACGGACCTCCAGCAGCCTCAAGGGACCTGCAAGGTCATTCATGTGGCCTCCAAGGGCCTCTAGGGACTTCCAGGAGGCATTTAGGGGCCTCCAGTGCCCTCTAA
- the LOC138372709 gene encoding collagen alpha-1(I) chain-like, giving the protein MTSKRHLGASKDLQGPLVISKRHLGASKDLQGPSGTSSSIQGPLGVSRGLKGPPATFRGRLRASRNLQGPPGAFRDLKGPLGGVQGYPSGLQRPPGAFRDVKGPPGASRDLQGHSSGLQGPPETSRALLGPPGFFTDFQQAFRSLQGPPTASRDLHGPPRDLKRLPETSRGLQVPPRASRNLQGHLRGLQGLSGTSRGLKGPPAASRYLTRPPGTSDGPPKTSKGLQGAPKASKDLKKPQGTSRGLQGPQGTSRDIQGPQGTSRDFQVASRGLQRPPRPSRDLQRSLQTSRRHLGASRGPPKTTGLQGPQGASREPLETS; this is encoded by the exons ATGACCTCCAAGAGGCATTTAGGAGCCTCCAAGGACCTCCAGGGGCCTTTAGTGATCTCCAAGCGGCATTTGGGAGCCTCCAAAGACCTCCAGGGGCCATCAGGGACGTCAAGCAGTATCCAGGGACCTCTAGGAGTCTCCAGGGGCCTCAAGGGACCTCCAGCGACATTCAG GGGACGTCTAAGGGCCTCCAGGAACCTTCAGGGGCCTCCGGGGGCCTTCAGAGACCTCAAGGGGCCTCTAGGAGGCGTCCAGGGATATCCGAGCGGCCTCCAAAGACCTCCAGGGGCCTTCAGGGACGTCAAGGGGCCTCCAggagcctccagggacctccagggacattcaagtggcctccaggggcctccagagacctccagggCCCTTCTGGGACCTCCAGGGTTTTTTACTGACTTCCAGCAGGCATTTAggagcctccagggacctccaacggcctccagggacctccacgGGCCCCCCAGGGACCTCAAGAGGCTTCCAgagacctccaggggcctccaggtacCTCCAAGAGCCTCAAGAAACCTCCAGGGACATTTACGTGGTCTCCAAGGGCTTtcagggacctccaggggcctcaaGGGACCTCCAGCGGCCTCCAGGTATCTCACGAGGCCTCCAGGGACATCCGATGGGCCTCCAAAGACCTCTAAGGGCCTCCAGGGAGCTCCAAAGGCCTCCAAGGACCTCAAGAAGCCGCaagggacctccaggggcctccagggacctcaaggGACCTCCAGGGACATCCAGGGACCTCAAGGGACCTCCAGGGATTTTCAGGTGGCTTCCAGGGGCCTACAGAGACCTCCAAGGCCCTCCAGGGACCTCCAAAGGTCTTTACAGACCTCCAGGAGGCATTTAGGGGCCTCCAGGGGACCTCCAAAGACCACGGGCCTCCAGGGACCACAAGGGGCCTCTAGGGAGCCTCTAGAAACATCTTAG
- the LOC138372710 gene encoding calphotin-like, with translation MGLVGPVVPPEVVGPVVPPEVVGPVVPPEVVGPVVPPEVVGPVVPPEVVGPVVPPEVVGPVVPPEVVGPVVPPEVVGPVVKPEVVEPIVPPEVAGPIVPPEVAGPVVPPEVVGTVAPPEVGGTGEVPILV, from the coding sequence ATGGGACTTGTTGGACCTGTTGTACCACCAGAGGTAGTTGGACCCGTTGTACCACCAGAGGTTGTTGGACCCGTTGTACCACCAGAGGTTGTTGGACCCGTTGTACCACCAGAGGTTGTTGGACCCGTTGTACCACCAGAGGTTGTTGGACCCGTTGTACCACCAGAGGTTGTTGGACCCGTTGTACCACCAGAGGTTGTTGGACCCGTTGTACCACCAGAGGTTGTTGGACCCGTTGTAAAACCAGAGGTTGTTGAACCCATTGTACCACCAGAGGTTGCTGGACCCATTGTACCACCAGAGGTTGCTGGACCCGTTGTACCACCAGAGGTTGTTGGAACTGTTGCACCACCTGAGGTTGGTGGGACTGGTGAAGTACCTATACTTGTTTGA